The sequence below is a genomic window from Barnesiella propionica.
TTAATCTGAATCCTACGGTTATCATCTACCGGAATGACAAAAAACATCTCCTTTCTATTATATATGTATCGGAAACCACCAAACAGGCTTCTCCTGCTACGTATGAGATACAGAAAGATGGTAGCCAGTATTTTATTACCGTTGCATCCAAACGGCTCTATATTGATTATGATCCGGCAAAAGATGTACTTGGCATTTCATCACTAGGTGACTATCTGCGTAACTAACATATCAACCAGCTAATCATATAACTGATTAGCTATCTAGCAATCTTGAAATCAATCTTTCAATAAAACAATTTTTCAATCATGGAACTTATAAATAAAGATACACCGCAAGTCAAAGACTTTATTTCTTCGCTCGATTCAATGCTGAACGGCATTGAATCTATTGTCAAGCACTACAAGCCCCACCTGAACGGAGAGCATTTTCTTTCTAACCATGAAGTTTCCAAAAAGCTGAATGTCAGTTTACGAACTCTGCAAGAATGGCGAGATACAGGATTAATCCCCTTTATCCAGATAAAAGGTAAAATCATCTACCGCCAAAGTGATATTGACAAACTGCTCGAAAAGCACTACTTTGAAAGTTGGAAGGAATAACCTGCTACCCTCAAAACTTACTTAAAAAAGGATTGAGATAATGAATTTTGAAAAGTAATTTATATATGGATATAGTAGCAATAGAAAGAGTTTCCTTTGATATGTGTATTGAGAAAGAATGGATAGAGGGCAAGACATTGGCAGCTTCCTTAAATATATCTTTGCGGACATTACAGTCTTTACGGGAGAGTGGCAAACTTTCTTTTTCGACCGTTGGCAAGAAAGTATATTATAAGGTTTCCGAAGTACAAAAATTATTGGATTCAGGTAGAATAAAAGTAACCATTAAAGAATAATTACTTATGGATTTGTACACGAATGAGGATAGCCAAGAATTATTGCAATCTTTAGATAAGGCTTTACTTTATATAGAATATGTATTGAAGAGTAATAAGCCCATGTTTGAGGGTGAACGGTATCTGACAAGTGAAGAACTTTGTTCTATACTCAAAATCAGCCGTAGAACTTTACAGTATTATCGGGATGATGGTATTTTCCCTTTTATTCAACTTCTGGGCAAAGTGCTGTTTCGTGAATCGGATATAAAGAAGGTTTTGGAAGATAGGTTTCGTTCTGCCTATAATATAGAAGATTATTCTCTTTAGCTTTTAATATAATGAAGATAGATAAACGGCTACCGTCTGAATAGATTGGGTAGCCGTTTTCATCTTTAGGTCGTTTTAATAGAGAAGTTCTCCCGTACATTTTGCATATCTCGGAGAATACTTTGATCTAATACTTTGGCGTATCGCTGTGTCATTTTTGTATTGGTATGACCGAGCATCTTAGATACATTTTCCAATGATACATTGTTAGCCAGCGTAACGACAGTCGAAAATGTATGACGTCCGGTATGCGTGGTCAGGTTCTTCTTAATTCCGCAGAAATCAGCTATTTCTTTCAAATAACTGTTTGCCTTTTGGTTGCATGGAACAGGTAATAATGTACCTTTCTTTTCACAAAGCGGATAGCCTTTGTACTTATCCAATATAGCTAATGGAATATCCAAGAGTGGAATGTTACACATGACTTTTGTCTTTTGGCGAGCTTTTCTTATCCAGACGTTCCCTTGATTATCTGATACCAAATGTTCGGGTTTCAATTCCGATACATCTATGAACGCTAATCCAGTCCAGCACTGAAATAAGAAAATATCACGTACCAATTCCAAACGTGGCACATTGAAAACTTTAGTTCGTAAAATTTCTAATTCTTCTTTGGTTAGAAATTCCTTATGTACTTCCTGCTCATGGAAGTGGATATTCATAAACGGATTCTTATCTATCCAGTCATTTGCAAGAGCCATGTTAGTAATCTTCTTGACTACTTTCATGTAGCGGATAACTGTATTTTCTTGCAGATTCTTTTTCGACTTCAAGAAATGAATATAATCCTGAATGATGGCATTATTTATTTCTTTCATCGGAATATCCTTTAGATGATACTGTTTTAGAAGCATTTCTTTAAAATACTTTAAGCATGTATCAAAACGGGAGATAGTGACCTTTGCATAATCCTTGCCTATCAGTTCTCTGCATTTGTCGTTGTGTTCTTGGAATACTTCAAAGAACATCATGTGCTTTTCATCCAGCCCGAGAAAACGTCTTTTGATTTCCATCGGATTAATAAGTTTGTTTTCATCTTCCAAAGTCCGATGAATCTCATACAAGCGTAATTTTACCGATTCCAGATAACGGTTTACTTCTACTGATTTAGAATCTTTACCTGTACACCGTTCTTTAGCTTGCGACCAAAGTTCTGGCTTAACGGTTCGTTTTAGCTGCATTTCAGCTAATTGACCTTGAATAGTTATCCGCAACATGATAGGTGTTTCACCTGATTTTACTGTTCTTGTTTTGCGGATGAAGAACAGCACGTTGAAAGTCTGTCGTTTCATACTCTAAAAATTAATGTTTAAAGTTACTGAATCGTGCAGAATAGCAAGAATCAAACGCTAAGACAATCAACGACTTACGGTACAATTCGTGGATATTTTTTTCGAAACTAAAATTGTCCACGATTTAGCACTACGGAAGTGCGTTATTTTGCCAGAAATATGCGGATTGAGAGAAAAAGAAAATCCCTGAAATGTTTAATTTTCAGGGATTTACCAAATTTGAAGTCTTTTAAAAGTGGTGCCACCAGGAATCGAACCGGGGACACAAGGATTTTCAGTCCTTTGCTCTACCAACTGAGCTATGGCACCATCATTTTTGCGAATGCAAAGATAGATATATTTTTTATTTTTCCAACTATATTGAAGAAATATATGCTATTCTTCGCTAAGAGAGTTCCATCCTTGAGCCTTAAGGGCGATTTCAGTTCCGTCCCGAGTGATCATGTAACATCCGAGATCTTTTTTTGTGATATGTCCTATAATACGTATGCCCGGAATAGTGATGATTTCATCGTGTGCAGAGAGGGGAATGGTAAAAAGTAGTTCGTAGTCTTCACCTCCGTTGAGAGCTGCCGTTATGAGACTCATATTGAATTCTTCAGCCATAGTAGCTGTTTGATAATCTATGGGAATACGGTCTTCGTAGATGCGGCATCCTGTATGGCTTTGATTACAGATGTGCAGTAGTTCGGAAGAAAGGCCGTCCGATATATCCATCATTGAAGTTGGTACAATATGATGCTCAGATAATTCTTTTATGATATCTTTTCGGGCCTCCGGTTTTAGCTGGCGTTCAAGAATGTATTCTTTTCCTTCGAATGCCGGTTTAAATACTTTTTCTCCCGAGAAAACTTTTTTTTCTCTTTCTAATAATTGCAAACCCATATAAGCGGCTCCCAGGTCTCCGCTTACGCATATCAGGTCGTTTTCTTTTGCTCCGTTACGATATACTATTTTTTCTTTTTCTACTTCTCCGAGACAAGTTATACTGATGGTTAAACCTGTCATAGAAGCAGAAGTATCTCCTCCTACCAAATCTACGCCATATACATCGCAGGCCAATTGTAATCCGGAATATATTTCCTCCAGGTCTTCTATTGAAAATCTTTTGGATATACCAAGAGATACGGTCATTTGTTTCGGTTGACCGTTCATAGCGTAAATATCAGAAAAATTTACAATTGCCGATTTATATCCTAAGTGTTTCAACGGAACATAGGTAAGGTCGAAATGTACGCCTTCTAAAAGTAAGT
It includes:
- a CDS encoding DUF3876 domain-containing protein, with the translated sequence MKRTKEDYPSFNLFSIVGTWESVNLNPTVIIYRNDKKHLLSIIYVSETTKQASPATYEIQKDGSQYFITVASKRLYIDYDPAKDVLGISSLGDYLRN
- a CDS encoding helix-turn-helix domain-containing protein, whose product is MELINKDTPQVKDFISSLDSMLNGIESIVKHYKPHLNGEHFLSNHEVSKKLNVSLRTLQEWRDTGLIPFIQIKGKIIYRQSDIDKLLEKHYFESWKE
- a CDS encoding helix-turn-helix domain-containing protein — its product is MDIVAIERVSFDMCIEKEWIEGKTLAASLNISLRTLQSLRESGKLSFSTVGKKVYYKVSEVQKLLDSGRIKVTIKE
- a CDS encoding helix-turn-helix domain-containing protein, which codes for MDLYTNEDSQELLQSLDKALLYIEYVLKSNKPMFEGERYLTSEELCSILKISRRTLQYYRDDGIFPFIQLLGKVLFRESDIKKVLEDRFRSAYNIEDYSL
- a CDS encoding site-specific integrase gives rise to the protein MKRQTFNVLFFIRKTRTVKSGETPIMLRITIQGQLAEMQLKRTVKPELWSQAKERCTGKDSKSVEVNRYLESVKLRLYEIHRTLEDENKLINPMEIKRRFLGLDEKHMMFFEVFQEHNDKCRELIGKDYAKVTISRFDTCLKYFKEMLLKQYHLKDIPMKEINNAIIQDYIHFLKSKKNLQENTVIRYMKVVKKITNMALANDWIDKNPFMNIHFHEQEVHKEFLTKEELEILRTKVFNVPRLELVRDIFLFQCWTGLAFIDVSELKPEHLVSDNQGNVWIRKARQKTKVMCNIPLLDIPLAILDKYKGYPLCEKKGTLLPVPCNQKANSYLKEIADFCGIKKNLTTHTGRHTFSTVVTLANNVSLENVSKMLGHTNTKMTQRYAKVLDQSILRDMQNVRENFSIKTT
- the thiL gene encoding thiamine-phosphate kinase — encoded protein: MEQKKRTEISTLGEFGLINHLTDKIKLKNTSSVKGIGDDAAVVDYKDKQVLVTTDLLLEGVHFDLTYVPLKHLGYKSAIVNFSDIYAMNGQPKQMTVSLGISKRFSIEDLEEIYSGLQLACDVYGVDLVGGDTSASMTGLTISITCLGEVEKEKIVYRNGAKENDLICVSGDLGAAYMGLQLLEREKKVFSGEKVFKPAFEGKEYILERQLKPEARKDIIKELSEHHIVPTSMMDISDGLSSELLHICNQSHTGCRIYEDRIPIDYQTATMAEEFNMSLITAALNGGEDYELLFTIPLSAHDEIITIPGIRIIGHITKKDLGCYMITRDGTEIALKAQGWNSLSEE